Part of the Sulfurimonas denitrificans DSM 1251 genome is shown below.
CAGCTTTGAAAAAATCCATACCATTTATAAGCAAAAATTCAAAAAAGTTGTCTGCTGAAGCACTATCAGATGATTTTGGTTGCAAAATTGGCAATATTCTTTGTATCTCTTCATCTGTAAAAACTTCACTCTTTATAGATTCTGATTTTATCTCAACATTGAAGCGATTTCCCTCAACCGAATTTATTTCACCATTGTGTGCAACTGCACGAAAAGGTTGTGCTAGTTTCCACTCTGGAAGCGTATTTGTTGAAAATCTTTGATGAAATAGTGAAAAAGAGATTTTAAAACTCTCATCTTGCAAATCTTTATAAAACTCTTTTATATGCGTAGGCATAACAAGCCCTTTATACGAGAGAACCCTTGAACTCATGGAAGATATATAAAAATTTTTATCCTCCTCTAATTTATGCTCACTCTCTTTACGAGACAGATACAGCAGTGCTTCAAATCTATTTGTAGCCATTATTGAGTTTGGAATTATATAGAGTTGAACTATATTTGGTAGTGATGAGAGAGCTTGTTCACCTAAGGCATTAATGTTTATTGGAACATCTCGTCTTAAGATAACTTTTAAGTCATTCTTCGCACAAATCTCTTCTACAACCAAGAGATTTTTAATATCTTTTGTAAAAATAGAAGCTATCGCAAACTGTGTTGGCAGCTCAATACCACTCTTAGAGGCTTCATTACGAAGAAACTCCTCAGGTAAAGAGAGAAGTAGTCCACTTCCATCACCAGTTTTTCCATCAGCTGCTACGGCACCACGGTGCATCATTCTCTCTAATGCAGTTATAGCATCATCTAAAACTTTATGTGATGCTATATTTTTAATATTTGCTACAAGGCCAAATCCGCAATTATCCTTAAACGACCTTAACAAATCCTTATATTCAACCATATTAACTCCTAAATCTTGCTTTTTTATAATTTTATTTAAAAATTTAACCTCTTTTTAAAGAAACTTGTTCTATTTAGAGGCGAGTGGTGCATTATATATTTTAAAGGTTTAAGAAAATATAATAGCAATATGATTTTTAAATAAAAAAATAAATATGTGTATAAAAGAAGCAAAAAGATGCAGGGATTTATATTAGCACTAAATAAAGTTAAAGATGAAGACCTTATTGTAACAATTTTATCGAGAGAAAACTTAGATACTCTTTATAGGTTTTATGGTGCAAGACATGGCGTGATAAATTTAGGTTTTAAAATAGACTATGAAAAAGAGCCCTCTTCTAAAACAACTATTCATAGATTAAAAGATGTTATTCATATAGGCTATAAGTGGATAAATGATTATAAACTACTAAAACTGTGGCAAGAGTTTTGTGCTCTTTTTTATAAGCATCTAAAAGATGCCGAACAACTTGACTCTTTTTACTTTGATCTTCTTGAGAGTGCTTCAAAAAACTGGAATAGACAAAACCCAAAAAGGGTTGCAATAGAGTCTTATGTAAAACTTCTTGAGCATGAGGGCAGACTGCATAAAGAGTTTGAGTGTTTTTTATGCTCTGAACATATTTATGAAGATGAAATTTCTCTGCTTCGTGCATACTTGCCAGCGCATAAAAGTTGTGCTAATTCTCATTCTATAAAGAAAAGTGCAGCTACTGAGCTTTTTGAAAATCACTATACTCTTTTTCTAGACGATGATGATATTGATAAACTTTGGTATATACTTTTAGAAGGTCTTTAAAGCTATATGAAACATTGTTATGATAGACTATTTTTATAATTTATTTATGGAGTTGTTATATGTTATCTACTATTAAATCTCGTATAATTATTACGATATTGCTCTTTGGAACACTCGCAGTTGGTTTGATGTATTTTTATATATCTTATACCTTTAATGATTTTTCAAACAAAACTGCAAATAAGTCCCTTGATATGCTTAGTCAATCAATCTTTCAGACTGTTACGCAAAGTATGTTGGCAGGTGATCCTAAAGTTGTTCAAAATACTGTGCAAGAGGCAAAAAAGATTCATGGTATTGAAGCGCTTGATGTTTCAAAATCAAAACTGACCCTTGAGCTTTATGCAAGAGAGAATGAGACTTTTACAAACGATGCAATGATTAGAGAAGTGCTTGAGAGTAAAAAAGCAAAAATAATTGAAAAAACAGAGAGTTCTCACCACACAATAGAGCTACTAAAACCAATGGTAGCAGAGCAAAACTGCATTGCGTGTCATGCAAACGCAAAAGAGGGGGATGCTCTTGGTGTTATGAGTCTTACTGTATCACTTGATGCAAATGATACAGAAATAAGAGATACAAAAAATATTTTACTTATAACACTTAGCACTGTATTTATCATCTTTATATTAATTATAAATACTTTTTTCAAAAAAGAGGTAATTGCCCCAATAGATGAGTTGAGAAAAAGAATCAGAGCGCTTGTTGATGGAGACAAAGATTTAACAAGACGCATTGAAGTTTTACGTAAAAATGAGTTTGCAGCTTCTGCTTATGCAGTAAATGATTTTGTAACAACTGTTCAAGATACTGTAAATGAAGTAAAAAGCTTAGGTCGTGAAAATGTCTCTATTGCCGATAAAATTACAAAATCTTCATCTTCTATATTTCAAACTATTCAAGAAGAGAGCGCTATAGTTTTAGAGACAACTCACAAAAGCAAATCTATAAAAGATATTTTAGACAACTCTATCTTAATAGCAAAAGAGACCCAAGAAAAAGTTTTACAAGCAGATAGAAATCTAGAATCTTCAAAAGAGGCACTAAGTGAGTTAGTACATGAAGTAGATACGTTTATAGAGATAGAAAATGATTTATCATTAAAACTCCTTGGCTTAAAACATGATGCTGATCAAGTTAAGAGTGTTTTACTTGTTATAAAAGATATAGCAGAGCAGACAAATCTTCTTGCACTTAATGCTGCGATAG
Proteins encoded:
- the recO gene encoding recombination protein RecO translates to MQGFILALNKVKDEDLIVTILSRENLDTLYRFYGARHGVINLGFKIDYEKEPSSKTTIHRLKDVIHIGYKWINDYKLLKLWQEFCALFYKHLKDAEQLDSFYFDLLESASKNWNRQNPKRVAIESYVKLLEHEGRLHKEFECFLCSEHIYEDEISLLRAYLPAHKSCANSHSIKKSAATELFENHYTLFLDDDDIDKLWYILLEGL
- a CDS encoding methyl-accepting chemotaxis protein, translating into MLSTIKSRIIITILLFGTLAVGLMYFYISYTFNDFSNKTANKSLDMLSQSIFQTVTQSMLAGDPKVVQNTVQEAKKIHGIEALDVSKSKLTLELYARENETFTNDAMIREVLESKKAKIIEKTESSHHTIELLKPMVAEQNCIACHANAKEGDALGVMSLTVSLDANDTEIRDTKNILLITLSTVFIIFILIINTFFKKEVIAPIDELRKRIRALVDGDKDLTRRIEVLRKNEFAASAYAVNDFVTTVQDTVNEVKSLGRENVSIADKITKSSSSIFQTIQEESAIVLETTHKSKSIKDILDNSILIAKETQEKVLQADRNLESSKEALSELVHEVDTFIEIENDLSLKLLGLKHDADQVKSVLLVIKDIAEQTNLLALNAAIEAARAGEHGRGFAVVADEVRKLAERTQRSLVEIEMSVSTIVQSINDVSDKMHENAKGMEKLTNISHNVEDKINDTSYEMKNSVAVARRSVEDSQMMVKHTDEIIFQINEINNHSSLNKQRVTSITDESKRLLEVANSLESRINEFKS